One Kaistella polysaccharea DNA segment encodes these proteins:
- a CDS encoding DUF3341 domain-containing protein, with translation MSTTKRIYGMYADDDDLLEGVKAFNDKGIAIAEVYTPFPVHGLDKALGLRKTRISDAAFIYAVYGLTIGILVTWYTMNHDWPMNIGGKPSFTWGENMPAFVVPMFELMVFCAAHMMSLTFLVRNKMYPGCPPQNPDPRTTDDKFMMEFVTDNVDAVKQILIDTGVEEITVKDA, from the coding sequence ATGAGCACCACTAAAAGAATATACGGTATGTATGCCGACGACGATGATTTGTTAGAGGGTGTAAAAGCTTTCAATGACAAAGGGATCGCGATTGCTGAAGTCTATACTCCTTTTCCGGTTCATGGGCTAGACAAAGCTTTAGGTTTAAGAAAGACAAGAATTTCTGATGCTGCTTTTATTTATGCAGTATATGGATTAACGATTGGTATTTTGGTAACATGGTATACCATGAATCATGACTGGCCAATGAATATTGGTGGTAAACCCTCATTTACGTGGGGTGAAAATATGCCAGCTTTCGTTGTTCCTATGTTTGAACTAATGGTTTTCTGTGCCGCACACATGATGTCACTTACCTTTTTGGTGAGAAATAAAATGTATCCTGGTTGTCCGCCTCAGAATCCTGATCCACGTACGACTGATGATAAATTTATGATGGAATTTGTTACAGATAATGTAGATGCAGTAAAACAAATTCTGATTGATACCGGAGTTGAAGAAATAACTGTAAAAGATGCTTAA